The Acropora muricata isolate sample 2 chromosome 5, ASM3666990v1, whole genome shotgun sequence genome includes a window with the following:
- the LOC136917469 gene encoding uncharacterized protein — protein sequence MAIFLDDGLGGGVSIPKAKINSLIVHADLTRYGFLINEDKSLWEPVQNITWLGTVFDTDRGFISVTESRISKLKSSIKLIRKFGCKIVKVRDLASVVGLVISLTHCVGSVARIMTRSIYAVVNQKLSWNSEVKLTNEACDELAFWDENVDSLNFHSPWAPLQPPAKFVYADASDHACSSFMDNDHKIFDQNWSPAESSKSSTCRELRTVNLALFAFALVLQGKRVAWFTDNNSVVSIVHNGSKVTELQSLALCIFNVCARHGVSLEIKWIPRSFNYQAVFLSRTIDFDDYTIHDDVFRMLDCKWGPHTVDRFACTYNAKVSRYTSRFYQPGTEAVDAFTQNWDGENNWILPPFSQISRVIAHAAACKAVGTLVIPVWKSSYFWLLLCEDGKHLNAFVRDWVILPKFKNLFIKGKAKNHLFGSKVLSFSVVALRLNFN from the coding sequence ATGGCTATTTTTCTTGATGATGGTTTAGGGGGTGGTGTTAGTATCCCAAAGGCTAAAATTAACAGCTTGATTGTTCACGCTGATTTGACTAGGTATGGCTTTCTAATTAACGAAGACAAATCTCTTTGGGAGCCCGTTCAAAATATTACCTGGCTCGGCACTGTATTTGATACTGATCGAGGTTTTATCTCGGTTACTGAAAGTCGGATTTCTAAGTTAAAGAGTAGTATTAAGCTTATACGCAAGTTTGGTTGTAAGATCGTCAAAGTTAGAGATCTTGCCTCTGTGGTAGGCCTAGTCATTTCGCTCACGCACTGTGTAGGAAGCGTGGCTAGGATTATGACACGCTCTATATATGCCGTTGTTAATCAGAAACTGTCATGGAATTCGGAGGTTAAATTAACGAACGAAGCTTGTGATGAATTAGCATTTTGGGATGAGAACGTCGATTCCCTTAATTTCCATTCCCCTTGGGCACCTTTGCAACCGCCTGCTAAGTTTGTCTATGCTGACGCATCCGATCACGCTTGTAGTTCTTTCATGGATAATGACCATAAGATTTTCGATCAAAATTGGAGTCCGGCAGAAAGTTCTAAAAGCTCTACTTGCAGGGAACTTAGGACAGTAAACTTGGCGCTATTTGCTTTTGCCCTTGTGCTTCAGGGCAAAAGAGTTGCTTGGTTTACTGACAACAATAGTGTGGTCAGCATTGTTCACAATGGGAGTAAGGTTACAGAACTTCAGTCCCTAGCActttgtatttttaatgtttGCGCACGCCACGGAGTTTCCCTTGAAATAAAGTGGATTCCTAGGAGTTTTAATTATCAGGCTGTATTTTTGAGTAGAACCATCGATTTTGACGATTACACCATACATGATGATGTGTTCCGCATGCTTGATTGTAAATGGGGACCCCACACAGTGGACAGGTTTGCCTGCACCTATAACGCCAAGGTTTCGCGTTACACTTCCAGGTTTTACCAGCCTGGCACGGAAGCTGTCGATGCTTTCACTCAAAACTGGGACGGAGAAAATAACTGGATTCTTCCTCCGTTCTCGCAAATTAGTAGAGTTATTGCTCATGCTGCAGCATGTAAGGCTGTAGGAACTCTTGTCATTCCTGTGTGGAAGTCATCatatttttggttgttgttaTGTGAAGACGGCAAGCACTTGAATGCCTTTGTGCGCGATTGGGTGATACTTCCCAAGTTTAAGAATCTCTTCATTAAAGGTAAAGCGAAGAATCACCTTTTTGGTTCAAAGGTTTTGTCCTTTAGCGTGGTCGCCCTGCGTCTGAATTTTAATTAA
- the LOC136916933 gene encoding H/ACA ribonucleoprotein complex subunit 1-like: MSFRGRGGGRGGGRGGFGGGRGGGRGGGRGGGFQRDFGPPEHVIELGHVVHSCEGDLVCKCTNEKIPYFNAPIYLENKSQIGKVDDIFGPMTDFYFSVKVQANMKADSFKKDQKFFIDPMKLLPLARFLPKPPGQKGPRGGVGGRGGRGGRGGGRGGFRGGGRGGFRGGRGGGGFRGGSRGGGGLRGRGR, from the exons ATGTCTTTTCGTGGCCGAGGTGGTGGCAGAGGCGGGGGTCGTGGTGGCTTCGGAGGGGGAAGAGGTGGAGGTAGAGGAGGCGGTAGAGGAGGCGGATTTCAGCGAGACTTCGGTCCCCCAGAACATGTGATAG AACTAGGCCATGTAGTTCACTCATGCGAAGGAGATTTGGTTTGCAAATGCACCAATGAGAAGATCCCATACTTCAACGCGCCAATTTACTTAGAGAACAAGTCGCAAATTGGCAAAGTAGATGACATCTTTGGTCCCATGACAGATTTT TATTTCTCAGTGAAGGTCCAAGCAAACATGAAAGCCGATTcctttaaaaaagaccaaaag TTCTTTATTGATCCTATGAAACTCTTACCATTGGCCAGATTTCTTCCAAAACCTCCTGGACAGAAAG GACCCCGTGGAGGTGTTGGTGGTAGAG GAGGTAGAGGTGGACGAGGCGGCGGCAGGGGCGGATTCAGAGGTGGTGGTAGAGGTGGATTCCGTGGTGGGAGGGGAGGAGGTGGCTTCCGTGGTGGATCCAGAGGAGGCGGTGGACTTAGAG GTCGGGGAAGATGA
- the LOC136916934 gene encoding uncharacterized protein — protein sequence METKNAPNSIGLIMSDIAFHLEAQRQRRVLERRHESLEKLKLQSTMEQKTTPNYERVVPDNEKTGTRAGPRGNTRSNTRTATREGRTREAFWVPDICQTTSGSAYYRGLISQRPEVQHQWRDLKNRIRHDYNLVPLPYKKEDIVKR from the exons ATGGAAACTAAG AACGCACCAAACAGTATAGGGTTGATCATGTCCGACATAGCGTTTCACCTGGAAGCTCAGAGGCAACGGAGAGTGTTGGAAAGAAGACATGAAtctttggagaaactaaaactCCAATCGACAATG GAGCAAAAGACGACGCCCAATTATGAACGAGTAGTTCCAGATAACGAGAAAACAGGAACTCGAGCGGGGCCACGAGGGAATACTCGTTCAAACACACGCACCGCGACGCGCGAGGGACGGACTCGTGAGGCATTCTGGGTTCCAGATATCTGTCAAACCACTTCCGGTAGTGCATATTACCGTGGGCTTATCTCGCAAAGACCCGAGGTTCAGCACCAGTGGCGTGATTTAAAGAATCGAATCAGACATGACTACAACTTGGTGCCACTTCCATATAAGAAAGAAGACATCGTTAAAAGATGA
- the LOC136916935 gene encoding uncharacterized protein has product MATAYHMEALRKQRIIDRKHASLARLAIIQQLEEEKKRADQERQKLQKVEQEKERARTREEYIRSMGRTGRAGVVNANYVNMIAEQKLKISQRDLRHQEKILRDHCLVMGHVNDKFLA; this is encoded by the exons ATGGCAACAGCTTATCACATGGAGGCTCTGAGGAAGCAAAGAATAATCGACCGAAAGCACGCGTCTCTCGCTCGGCTCGCAATAATTCAG CAACTTGAAGAGGAAAAGAAACGTGCCGACCAGGAGAGACAAAAACTGCAAAAGGTCGAGCAAGAGAAGGAAAGAGCACGAACAAGGGAAGAATACATACGCAGCATGGGCCGCACTGGGAGAGCAGGGGTTGTAAATGCAAATTATGTAAACATGATTGCCGAGCAAAAACTAAAGATTTCACAGCGAGATTTGCGACACCAGGAAAAAATTTTGCGAGATCATTGTCTTGTGATGGGACATGTGAATGACAAGTTTCTTGCATAA